In one Planktothrix serta PCC 8927 genomic region, the following are encoded:
- a CDS encoding PAS domain-containing sensor histidine kinase: MKMINQNSQTETQFIASLQAVNQRLIQEIQERQRVEEALRESSERLKTLINAMPDLVCFKDGSGRWLEANQAILELFQLNTLDYQGKSDTELAELVEQVHGTTLYRNALIACQQSDEQAWKTKQLSQQEEIIPTSDGTLKVFDVIKVPLFNPNGERKGLVILGRDITERQKTEDAYKRLAAIVESSEDGIMGKTIEGKIMSWNQGAEQIYGYSEAEVKGRLFSFLTLPERFKEMPQILASIQSGGSIDHYETVHIRKDGQHIDVSLTISPIKDAQGNITGLSTISRDISYRKRIEKTLEQLRHQNELILDSAGEGICGLNREGKITFANPAATRMTGYTVRELLMSDWHKITEKGINVSPIPSQTWQQKPISVPHKNPDHQQDSQIFATLKDGQVRHVTDEVFWRQDGTFFPIEYVSTPIENQGEIIGAVVTFKDITERQAMEKMKDEFISVVSHELRTPLTSIHGALGLLASGLLDTQPERAKRMLEIAVTNTTRLVRLINDILDLERMQAGQITLDKKACNLADLMLQATNEMMGIAEKTGVKILMKPLDVRVWAAPDRIIQMLTNLLSNAIRFSSVESCVWFNATRSPSSLEVLITVQDQGRGIPADKLETIFGRFQQVDASDSRQKGGTGLGLAICRTIVQQHSGHIWAESTLGEGSTFFVRLPVLAEAGEDPHPSVIEINSI, from the coding sequence ATGAAAATGATTAATCAAAATTCCCAAACTGAAACTCAATTTATTGCTTCCTTACAAGCGGTTAATCAACGATTAATTCAAGAAATTCAAGAACGACAACGGGTTGAAGAAGCCTTACGAGAAAGTTCAGAACGCTTGAAAACCTTAATTAACGCCATGCCCGATTTAGTCTGTTTTAAAGATGGTTCAGGACGTTGGTTAGAAGCCAATCAAGCCATATTAGAACTATTTCAACTCAATACCTTAGATTATCAAGGAAAATCGGATACTGAATTAGCTGAATTAGTCGAACAAGTTCATGGCACTACTCTTTATCGAAATGCCTTAATCGCCTGTCAACAATCCGATGAACAAGCTTGGAAGACAAAACAGCTTTCTCAACAGGAAGAAATTATCCCAACTTCAGATGGAACCTTGAAAGTTTTTGATGTGATTAAAGTTCCTTTATTTAATCCCAATGGAGAACGCAAAGGATTAGTAATATTAGGACGAGATATTACAGAACGCCAAAAAACAGAAGATGCTTATAAACGATTGGCTGCGATTGTGGAATCCTCCGAAGATGGAATTATGGGCAAAACCATAGAAGGAAAAATTATGAGTTGGAATCAAGGGGCTGAACAAATTTATGGCTATTCCGAAGCCGAAGTTAAAGGTCGTTTATTTAGCTTTTTAACATTACCCGAAAGATTTAAAGAAATGCCCCAAATTTTAGCCAGTATTCAATCGGGGGGCAGTATTGATCATTATGAAACCGTTCATATTCGCAAAGATGGACAGCATATTGATGTATCCTTAACGATTTCTCCGATTAAAGATGCTCAGGGAAATATTACCGGACTTTCTACAATTTCCCGTGATATTAGTTATCGGAAAAGAATCGAAAAAACCTTAGAACAACTGCGTCATCAAAATGAATTGATTTTAGATTCAGCCGGAGAAGGAATTTGTGGTTTAAACCGAGAAGGAAAAATTACCTTTGCTAATCCAGCAGCCACTAGAATGACCGGATATACAGTGCGAGAACTACTGATGAGTGATTGGCACAAAATCACTGAAAAGGGGATTAATGTTTCCCCAATACCCTCCCAGACTTGGCAACAAAAACCGATTTCTGTCCCTCATAAAAACCCGGATCATCAACAAGATTCTCAGATTTTTGCTACCTTAAAAGATGGTCAAGTTCGTCATGTCACTGATGAAGTCTTTTGGCGACAGGATGGAACTTTTTTTCCCATCGAATATGTGAGCACTCCTATTGAAAATCAAGGGGAAATTATTGGGGCTGTGGTCACATTTAAAGATATTACAGAACGGCAAGCTATGGAGAAAATGAAAGATGAATTTATCTCTGTTGTTAGCCACGAACTCCGTACCCCGTTAACCTCAATTCATGGAGCATTAGGATTATTAGCCAGTGGATTATTAGATACTCAACCTGAACGGGCTAAACGAATGCTAGAAATTGCCGTTACCAATACAACGCGCTTAGTTCGTTTAATTAATGATATTCTCGATTTAGAACGGATGCAAGCCGGACAAATTACCCTCGATAAAAAAGCTTGTAATTTAGCCGATTTAATGCTTCAAGCCACTAATGAAATGATGGGAATAGCCGAAAAAACAGGGGTGAAGATATTAATGAAACCCCTAGACGTTCGAGTATGGGCAGCACCGGATCGAATTATTCAAATGTTAACGAATTTATTAAGTAATGCCATTCGATTTTCTAGCGTAGAAAGTTGTGTTTGGTTTAATGCCACCCGATCGCCTTCTTCCTTAGAAGTTTTGATTACTGTTCAAGACCAAGGACGAGGAATTCCTGCTGATAAACTCGAAACAATTTTTGGCCGTTTTCAACAGGTAGATGCGTCCGACTCCCGCCAAAAGGGAGGAACTGGACTCGGACTCGCCATTTGTCGTACTATTGTACAGCAACATAGCGGTCATATTTGGGCCGAGAGTACACTGGGAGAAGGAAGCACTTTCTTTGTGCGTTTACCTGTTTTGGCGGAAGCAGGAGAAGACCCTCACCCTTCTGTCATTGAAATTAATTCAATCTGA
- a CDS encoding response regulator has translation MTTKRILLIDDEDDIREIAQLSLEMIAGWQVFLANSGRKGIQTAQNQQPDAILLDVMMPELDGLATFQSLQADPITQEIPVILLTAKVQSSDQRKFALLGVRGLITKPFEPLTLAEQVAKILGWNFT, from the coding sequence ATGACAACAAAACGGATTTTATTGATTGATGATGAAGACGATATTCGAGAAATTGCCCAACTCAGTTTAGAAATGATTGCAGGTTGGCAGGTTTTTTTAGCAAATTCGGGACGCAAAGGCATTCAAACTGCCCAAAACCAACAACCGGATGCGATTCTTTTGGATGTGATGATGCCGGAATTAGATGGGTTAGCAACCTTTCAATCTTTACAAGCTGACCCCATAACTCAGGAAATTCCGGTTATTTTACTCACCGCTAAAGTTCAATCCTCTGACCAACGCAAATTCGCTTTATTAGGGGTGAGGGGTTTAATTACTAAACCCTTTGAACCTTTGACTTTAGCCGAACAAGTTGCTAAAATTTTGGGATGGAATTTCACTTAA
- a CDS encoding chlorophyll a/b-binding protein: MESKDTKFGFTDFAETWNGRLAMLGFAIGLATELLTGQGILSQLGLM, translated from the coding sequence ATGGAAAGCAAAGACACCAAGTTTGGGTTTACAGACTTCGCGGAAACTTGGAATGGCCGTTTAGCGATGTTAGGATTCGCCATCGGTTTAGCGACGGAACTCCTGACGGGTCAAGGAATTCTGTCTCAACTCGGCTTAATGTAA
- a CDS encoding helix-turn-helix domain-containing protein, with translation MTQTRIDQLLDQGKLSQDEKDYLNVLGALVYEYEQQQEPIPDIYGVELLKSLIEDNGLRQKDLVSIFKTESIVSDILNGKRELTKRHIEELAQFFHVSPAVFFPIN, from the coding sequence TTGACTCAAACTAGGATTGATCAATTATTAGATCAGGGGAAACTGAGTCAAGATGAAAAAGACTATTTGAATGTGTTAGGCGCTTTAGTTTATGAATATGAACAACAGCAAGAACCTATTCCTGATATTTATGGAGTAGAATTGCTCAAAAGTTTAATCGAAGATAATGGTTTACGTCAAAAAGACTTAGTTTCGATTTTTAAAACTGAATCTATCGTCTCGGATATTCTCAACGGAAAACGAGAACTCACGAAACGACATATTGAAGAATTAGCTCAATTTTTTCATGTTTCTCCTGCGGTTTTCTTTCCTATAAATTAA
- a CDS encoding type II toxin-antitoxin system HicB family antitoxin — protein sequence MNSQYSILIQWSDEDQKYVVSLPEFGPYAHTHGETYEEALKSGQEVLELLIEDYQARGKELPKPLTIPV from the coding sequence ATGAACTCTCAATATAGTATTTTAATTCAATGGTCAGATGAAGATCAAAAATATGTGGTGAGTTTACCTGAATTTGGGCCTTATGCTCATACTCACGGGGAAACCTACGAAGAAGCCTTAAAAAGTGGTCAAGAAGTATTAGAACTTTTAATTGAAGATTATCAGGCGAGAGGAAAAGAACTTCCTAAGCCTTTAACAATTCCAGTCTAG
- a CDS encoding DUF29 domain-containing protein produces the protein MLKYLYEKDFQLWLQQTIEQLQQGDFAAVDMEHLVEELTELGKSEKNRLESNLMVLLAHLLKLRVQKDAPEMIKGSWYNSVDEHRQRVQKQLQQTPSLKSYLKTALETAYVDGRRLAIKEGKRAQFGVRIPNQEEYPQICPFSIEQILDEDFYG, from the coding sequence ATGCTTAAATATCTCTATGAAAAAGATTTTCAACTTTGGCTTCAGCAAACAATTGAACAGTTACAACAAGGCGATTTTGCTGCTGTGGATATGGAACATTTAGTTGAGGAGTTAACCGAGTTGGGAAAATCGGAAAAAAATCGCCTGGAAAGTAATTTGATGGTTTTGCTGGCGCATTTACTAAAGTTAAGGGTGCAAAAAGATGCGCCAGAAATGATCAAAGGAAGTTGGTATAATTCCGTTGATGAACATCGTCAGCGTGTTCAAAAGCAACTGCAACAAACTCCTTCTTTAAAATCTTATTTAAAAACTGCCCTGGAAACGGCTTATGTTGATGGTCGTCGGTTAGCAATTAAAGAAGGAAAACGCGCTCAATTTGGGGTTCGTATTCCTAATCAAGAAGAATATCCTCAAATTTGTCCGTTTTCAATTGAGCAAATTTTAGATGAAGATTTTTATGGTTAA
- the bchI gene encoding magnesium chelatase ATPase subunit I gives MSSTVALPTDTQTTVNLSRRPVFPFTAIVGQEEMKLALILNIIDPKIGGVMIMGDRGTGKSTTIRALADLLPEIEVIADDPFNSHPTDAEMMSDSVRERLSQHQQVPVSRKKVPMVDLPLGATEDRVCGTIDIEKALSEGVKAFEPGLLAKANRGILYVDEVNLLDDHLVDVLLDSAASGWNTVEREGISIRHPARFVLVGSGNPEEGELRPQLLDRFGMHAEIRTVKEPNLRVKIVEERTSFDQNPEVFLEKHINDQHQLQHKIVEAQTLLSSVEIDYDLRVKISQVCSELDVDGLRGDIVSNRASKALAALEGRTEVTIDDIQRVITLCLRHRLRKDPLETIDSGFKVQKVFRQVFGLPEE, from the coding sequence GTGAGTTCAACTGTCGCACTGCCAACAGATACACAAACAACGGTCAATCTGTCTCGTCGTCCTGTTTTTCCCTTCACCGCAATTGTCGGCCAGGAAGAAATGAAACTGGCTCTGATTTTAAATATTATCGATCCTAAGATCGGTGGTGTGATGATTATGGGCGATCGCGGTACGGGAAAATCAACGACGATCCGCGCCTTAGCTGACCTACTCCCGGAAATTGAAGTCATCGCCGATGACCCCTTTAATAGTCATCCCACCGATGCGGAAATGATGAGTGATAGCGTCCGAGAACGTCTGAGTCAACATCAACAGGTTCCCGTGTCCCGCAAAAAAGTGCCTATGGTAGATCTACCGTTGGGGGCCACAGAGGATCGGGTTTGCGGTACGATTGATATTGAAAAAGCCTTATCGGAAGGGGTAAAAGCCTTTGAACCGGGACTTTTAGCCAAAGCAAACCGGGGGATTTTATATGTAGATGAGGTCAACCTCCTCGATGATCACTTGGTTGATGTGTTATTAGACTCGGCGGCCAGTGGTTGGAACACCGTTGAACGGGAGGGAATTTCAATTCGTCACCCCGCACGGTTTGTGTTAGTGGGTTCTGGAAACCCCGAAGAAGGGGAATTAAGACCGCAATTATTAGATCGGTTTGGAATGCACGCCGAAATTAGAACCGTCAAAGAGCCGAATTTGCGAGTTAAAATTGTTGAAGAACGGACTTCTTTTGATCAAAATCCTGAAGTTTTTTTAGAAAAGCATATTAATGATCAACATCAATTACAACATAAAATTGTAGAGGCTCAAACCCTGCTTTCTTCTGTAGAAATTGATTATGATTTGAGGGTAAAAATTTCTCAAGTTTGTTCAGAATTAGATGTAGATGGTTTACGGGGAGATATTGTTAGTAACCGAGCCTCCAAAGCCTTAGCCGCATTAGAAGGACGAACAGAAGTAACTATTGATGATATTCAACGGGTAATTACCTTATGTTTACGTCACCGTTTGCGGAAAGATCCGTTAGAAACAATTGATTCTGGTTTTAAAGTGCAGAAGGTTTTCCGTCAAGTATTTGGTTTACCTGAAGAATAG
- the ruvC gene encoding crossover junction endodeoxyribonuclease RuvC has translation MKKIILGFDPGLATLGFGAIECEVDDKTQEQEAVSMIDFGVIKTPAKTELGKRLCIIYDDVNQLLTHIKPDLAIVEKLFFYRMGNTIALAQAKGVLLLVLAQHQIPLVEFTPGQVKKALTGHGNADKYQVQQAVARELNLTEIPKPDDAADALAVALTAWFDPDIMFQYQL, from the coding sequence ATGAAAAAAATAATTTTAGGGTTTGATCCGGGTTTGGCAACATTAGGATTTGGAGCAATTGAGTGTGAAGTTGATGATAAAACTCAGGAACAAGAAGCGGTTTCTATGATTGATTTTGGGGTAATTAAAACACCAGCAAAAACGGAATTAGGGAAGCGGTTATGTATTATTTATGATGATGTTAACCAGTTATTAACCCATATTAAACCCGATTTGGCTATTGTGGAGAAACTGTTTTTTTATCGGATGGGAAATACGATTGCGCTTGCTCAAGCCAAAGGAGTGTTATTATTAGTCTTAGCTCAACACCAGATTCCGTTAGTCGAGTTTACTCCCGGTCAAGTTAAAAAGGCGTTGACGGGACATGGCAATGCGGATAAATATCAAGTTCAGCAAGCGGTTGCACGGGAATTGAATTTAACAGAAATTCCTAAACCTGATGATGCTGCGGATGCTTTAGCCGTTGCATTAACCGCTTGGTTTGATCCTGATATTATGTTTCAATATCAGTTATAG
- a CDS encoding aspartate aminotransferase family protein, which translates to MSPETLVKEIPVSSNFSIDDFNSQVMNTYARFPIALERGEGCRVWDTNGKEYLDFVAGIATCTLGHAHPALIEAVTKQIKTLHHVSNLYYIPVQGELAKWLTDHSCADKAFFCNSGAEANEGAIKLARKYAHEKLNIEDPVIITAHASFHGRTLATITATGQPKYQKGFSPLVPGFVYVPYNDIEALESTIADVDKDGRRVAAIMLEALQGEGGVRPGDLAYFQKIRQICDQKGILLILDEVQVGMGRSGKLWGYENLGIEPDIFTSAKGLGGGIPIGAMMCKAFCDVFEPASHASTFGGNPFVCAVALAVCQTLERENILENVQKRGEQLRSKLTEIAQKYPNLIAEVRGWGLINGLELKADVELTSPEVVKVAMEAGLLLVPAGPKVLRFVPPLIVTEEEVNTALKAVENALEQLTA; encoded by the coding sequence GTGAGTCCAGAAACCTTAGTCAAAGAAATCCCTGTTAGCAGTAATTTTAGTATTGATGACTTTAATTCTCAGGTCATGAATACCTACGCCCGTTTCCCCATTGCTTTAGAGCGGGGAGAAGGGTGTCGTGTTTGGGATACGAATGGCAAAGAATACTTAGATTTTGTCGCCGGAATTGCAACTTGTACCCTGGGACACGCCCATCCTGCCTTAATTGAAGCGGTGACAAAACAAATTAAAACCTTGCACCATGTTTCTAATTTATATTATATTCCCGTGCAAGGAGAATTAGCCAAATGGTTAACCGATCATTCCTGTGCAGATAAAGCATTTTTCTGTAATTCTGGAGCGGAAGCCAACGAAGGCGCGATTAAATTAGCTCGGAAATATGCCCATGAGAAATTAAATATTGAAGACCCAGTTATTATCACCGCCCATGCAAGTTTTCATGGTCGGACTTTAGCTACAATTACAGCAACAGGACAACCGAAATATCAAAAAGGTTTTAGTCCTTTAGTTCCAGGGTTTGTTTATGTTCCTTATAATGATATTGAAGCTTTAGAATCAACAATTGCTGATGTCGATAAAGATGGGCGACGGGTAGCCGCGATTATGTTAGAAGCCCTGCAAGGAGAAGGCGGTGTGCGTCCTGGAGATCTTGCATATTTCCAAAAAATTCGTCAAATTTGCGATCAAAAAGGCATCCTTTTAATCTTAGATGAAGTGCAAGTTGGCATGGGTCGTAGTGGCAAATTATGGGGGTATGAAAACTTAGGAATTGAACCCGATATTTTCACTTCAGCTAAGGGTTTAGGGGGTGGAATTCCCATTGGGGCGATGATGTGTAAAGCGTTTTGTGATGTTTTTGAACCCGCAAGTCATGCGTCTACCTTTGGCGGAAATCCTTTTGTTTGTGCGGTGGCGTTGGCAGTTTGTCAAACGTTAGAACGAGAAAATATTCTGGAAAATGTACAAAAACGGGGTGAACAACTTCGCAGCAAATTAACAGAAATTGCTCAAAAATATCCTAATTTAATTGCGGAAGTCCGAGGATGGGGTTTAATTAATGGTTTGGAATTAAAAGCTGATGTAGAATTAACTTCTCCAGAGGTGGTAAAAGTAGCAATGGAAGCCGGGTTATTATTAGTTCCGGCTGGCCCCAAAGTCTTGCGTTTTGTTCCCCCATTAATTGTGACGGAGGAGGAAGTTAATACAGCCTTAAAAGCGGTTGAAAATGCCTTAGAACAGTTAACAGCTTAA
- a CDS encoding Uma2 family endonuclease, which translates to MTTTTLLLPEQRTLLKQVSWKTFINLLNDLGDNRSARLYYDQGVLEIMTPLGEHENNNRFIDDLIRAIADELNLNLKKMGSLTLKREELLKGAEPDSCYYLENEPLVRHKQNIDLESDPPPDLVLEIDITSSSLDKRPIYAAFGVPELWRYNGRKLEVFILDKTTQSYHKLTQSSHFPWLPLELIPQYIRQNLIDGETATLKAFRRFVRQFIPS; encoded by the coding sequence ATGACCACAACAACGTTACTTTTACCTGAACAACGCACCCTTTTAAAACAAGTCAGTTGGAAAACGTTTATTAATTTATTAAACGATTTAGGAGATAATCGTTCGGCTCGTTTATATTATGATCAGGGAGTATTAGAGATTATGACCCCATTAGGAGAACATGAAAATAATAATCGGTTTATTGATGATTTAATTCGGGCTATAGCTGATGAATTAAACCTAAATCTCAAAAAAATGGGGTCTTTAACATTAAAACGAGAAGAACTTTTAAAAGGTGCAGAACCCGATTCTTGTTATTATTTAGAAAATGAACCGTTAGTTAGACATAAACAAAATATTGATTTAGAATCAGACCCGCCTCCTGATTTAGTTTTAGAAATTGATATCACTAGCAGTTCTTTAGATAAACGTCCGATTTATGCGGCTTTTGGTGTTCCTGAACTCTGGCGTTATAACGGGAGAAAATTAGAAGTATTTATTTTAGATAAAACAACTCAATCTTATCATAAATTAACTCAAAGTTCACATTTTCCTTGGCTACCTTTAGAACTCATTCCTCAATATATTCGTCAAAATTTAATCGATGGAGAAACTGCAACATTAAAAGCCTTTAGACGTTTTGTTAGACAGTTCATTCCTTCTTGA